In Hugenholtzia roseola DSM 9546, the genomic stretch TAGCCTGCAAAATAATCTACAAGTTTGCCATTCTTGTCAAACATCAGGAAATAAGGATACGATTTCATGCCCAATTCTTCCAGAAAATGGTCGTTGGCATCTATGAAAATTTTATCTTTATTTTTTATGAATTTAAACTGCAAAATCTTTTCAGGTTTTAAGCGCGTTTCACCCAAAGCCTCATAAAGATAAACATGCTTCAAGTCCAAATTTTCTATAAATGGCTCTAAATCCATGATGGAAGCAATGCAAGGACGGCAGGTTTCGTTCCATGTTTCTATCAAAAGGGGCTTTTCTAAGGGCAGTTTTATCGTATCCAAACGCGCATCAAGAAAGGCAAAATCGCTAAGATTGAGGTCTTCGTTTAGATTGCGCTTATTGATTTCTATTTTATCCAAAGCACTAAGATAGGGGATAGGTTGATAGCCGTCTATATGATACGGATAGAAATAACAAGCAAAAAGCAAAACAACGCCTGTACTTTTC encodes the following:
- a CDS encoding TlpA family protein disulfide reductase; its protein translation is MKSTRNYLFLLLYSLSLIPIWGYTMLSASENTNEFSAFLGYAFTVYTLYLLKKTETYQQARYAYLWVMVGPVLYMIVGFTAQPWQALLVNKITFAFLLTAIVLAFRNIELKSTGVVLLFACYFYPYHIDGYQPIPYLSALDKIEINKRNLNEDLNLSDFAFLDARLDTIKLPLEKPLLIETWNETCRPCIASIMDLEPFIENLDLKHVYLYEALGETRLKPEKILQFKFIKNKDKIFIDANDHFLEELGMKSYPYFLMFDKNGKLVDYFAGYAPPFKDYFQERIVEMYQKANAAK